One window of Streptococcus troglodytae genomic DNA carries:
- a CDS encoding glycogen/starch/alpha-glucan phosphorylase has translation MQLTKEKFIRDFKDTLHEEQLIKVPEATPTELFASLAKVVRKYYTPLWLERNRKISENQQKVAYYFSIEFLPGRMLETNLLNLGILETVKEGFAELGVNFEDVKNAEHDMALGNGGLGRLAAAFMDSLATTGYPGFGNGLRYKYGLFKQRIVDGYQVELPDSWFGSVGNVWETRKDHDAVEVKLFGNVYLQANERGRIVPVYDGAQILRAIPYDVPQIGFGNDNINNLRLWDVEIPEEYELNYPTLELRRRVKNITAILYPDDSNYEGKELRLIQEYFMTSAGLQTIIKSYLKQGLPLERIHEKISVHINDTHPAVAPAEFIRLLVDEYDLEWDQAWETTVQTMSYTNHTILSEALEKWDAGLFKNVLPRVYQIILEIDNRFVAGLAQKGIDPQIIENTRIVKDNQIHMANLAIIGGHSVNGVAKLHTELLKEDTLHDFYTLYPGKFNNKTNGIVQRRWTQIAAPELSAALDQTIGNGWRKDIHELRKLNDFVNDSAVLNHFYQVKQDAKAKLAAYIKESTGVEVSTDAIFDVQVKRLHAYKRQLLNVLHIVKLYWDLKDNPDLDMVPRVFIFGAKAAPGYHFAKSVIKIINELANLINNDESLQGKLKVIFLENYNVSLAELIIPAANVSEQISLASKEASGTSNMKFMMTGAITLATLDGANIEIKDEVGDDNVVIFGMTKDDVYHHYENHDYYSRGVYESNSVIKRVVDTFINGTIPNCPSEGTEIYEALITHNDEYFLLEDFTAYVQAQEKIDKLYRDKETWSQMSLRNIANSDKFTSDDTIVQYAKEIWQLEK, from the coding sequence ATGCAACTAACAAAAGAAAAATTCATTCGTGACTTTAAAGATACTCTGCATGAAGAACAATTAATCAAGGTACCTGAAGCAACGCCAACGGAACTTTTTGCTTCTTTGGCTAAGGTTGTTCGTAAATATTATACACCGCTTTGGTTAGAAAGAAATCGCAAGATTTCTGAGAATCAGCAAAAGGTAGCTTATTATTTTTCAATTGAGTTTCTTCCCGGACGTATGCTGGAAACTAATTTACTTAATCTAGGGATCTTAGAGACGGTTAAGGAAGGGTTTGCTGAACTTGGTGTTAATTTTGAGGACGTTAAAAATGCTGAACATGATATGGCACTTGGTAATGGCGGTCTCGGTCGTCTGGCAGCAGCCTTTATGGATTCATTAGCGACAACAGGTTATCCTGGTTTTGGTAATGGTCTTCGTTATAAATATGGTCTCTTTAAGCAACGTATCGTTGATGGCTATCAGGTAGAATTACCAGATTCTTGGTTTGGCTCTGTAGGCAATGTCTGGGAAACACGTAAAGATCATGATGCTGTTGAAGTAAAGCTTTTTGGCAATGTTTATTTGCAGGCTAATGAAAGAGGACGCATTGTTCCGGTTTATGATGGCGCACAAATCCTGCGTGCTATTCCTTATGATGTTCCGCAAATTGGTTTTGGTAATGATAACATTAATAATTTGCGTCTTTGGGATGTTGAGATTCCTGAAGAATATGAATTGAATTACCCAACTCTGGAATTGCGTCGCCGTGTTAAAAATATTACGGCTATTCTCTATCCGGATGATTCTAATTATGAAGGTAAAGAGCTGCGTTTGATTCAAGAATACTTTATGACAAGTGCTGGTTTACAAACCATTATTAAATCTTACCTTAAACAAGGTTTGCCGCTAGAAAGAATTCACGAAAAGATTTCTGTTCATATCAATGATACCCATCCAGCAGTAGCACCAGCTGAGTTCATACGGTTGTTGGTTGATGAATACGATCTTGAGTGGGATCAAGCATGGGAAACGACTGTGCAAACGATGAGTTATACTAACCACACCATTCTTTCAGAAGCTCTTGAAAAGTGGGATGCTGGACTTTTCAAGAATGTCTTGCCTCGTGTTTATCAAATTATTCTGGAAATTGATAACCGTTTTGTTGCTGGTTTAGCCCAAAAAGGCATTGATCCTCAAATTATTGAAAATACTCGCATTGTTAAAGATAATCAAATTCATATGGCAAATTTGGCTATCATTGGCGGTCACTCTGTTAATGGTGTTGCGAAACTTCATACAGAACTGCTTAAAGAAGATACCTTGCATGATTTTTATACCCTTTATCCTGGAAAATTCAATAATAAGACTAATGGTATCGTACAGCGTCGTTGGACACAGATTGCAGCACCAGAATTATCTGCAGCGCTTGATCAAACGATTGGTAATGGCTGGCGTAAGGATATTCATGAATTAAGAAAGCTGAATGATTTTGTCAATGATTCTGCTGTACTTAATCATTTTTATCAGGTTAAACAAGATGCTAAGGCAAAATTAGCTGCTTATATAAAAGAATCAACAGGCGTGGAGGTCTCAACAGATGCTATCTTTGATGTACAAGTTAAGCGTCTGCATGCCTATAAGCGCCAGCTGCTAAATGTTCTTCATATTGTGAAATTGTATTGGGATCTAAAGGATAATCCAGATCTTGATATGGTTCCGCGTGTCTTTATCTTTGGAGCCAAAGCAGCACCGGGATATCATTTTGCCAAATCTGTGATTAAAATTATTAATGAATTAGCCAATCTTATTAATAACGATGAAAGTCTTCAAGGAAAACTGAAAGTTATCTTTCTTGAAAACTACAATGTCAGTCTAGCAGAACTCATCATACCAGCAGCCAATGTTTCTGAGCAAATCTCTCTAGCTTCTAAAGAAGCTTCAGGAACGTCTAACATGAAATTCATGATGACAGGTGCTATTACTTTAGCAACACTTGACGGTGCCAATATTGAGATCAAAGATGAAGTTGGTGATGATAATGTTGTTATCTTTGGTATGACCAAGGATGATGTCTATCATCACTATGAAAACCACGATTATTACTCACGCGGCGTTTATGAGTCTAATTCAGTTATTAAACGTGTTGTTGATACCTTTATCAATGGAACGATTCCTAACTGTCCAAGTGAAGGAACTGAAATTTATGAAGCTCTGATTACTCATAACGATGAATATTTCTTGCTTGAAGATTTCACAGCTTATGTACAAGCTCAGGAAAAGATTGATAAACTCTATCGGGATAAGGAAACTTGGTCGCAAATGAGTTTGCGTAATATTGCTAACTCTGATAAATTTACTTCAGATGACACGATTGTGCAATATGCTAAAGAAATTTGGCAGTTAGAAAAATAA
- the glgA gene encoding glycogen synthase GlgA — protein sequence MKILFVAAEGSPFAKIGGLGDVIGALPKSLVKNGNEVSVILPYYDVIDAKFGDQIEDLFYFFTNVGWRREYVGIKHIFRDGVDFYFIDNTHYFYRGQVYGEFDDGERFAYFQLAALEAMEKIQFIPDILHVHDYHTAMIPYLLKEKYHWINAYHDIKTVFTIHNIEFQGQFDPSMLGELFGVGDERYRDGTLRWNDCLNWMKAAVLYADRVTTVSPSYAQEIMTPEFGKGLDQIMRMESGKLSGVVNGIDTDLFDPETDSYLPVHFSKDDLSGKAKNKAVLQDRVGLPVREDVPLVGIVSRLTDQKGFQLVVDQLNAMMQLDLQIVLLGTGYADFENAFSWFGHAYPDKMSANITFDLELAQQIYAASDIFLMPSAFEPCGLSQMMAMRYGTLPLVHEVGGLRDTVIPYNEFEKTGTGFGFQDFSGYWLTKTLEAALDVYYNRKEDWKILQKNAMTTDFSWDTASQAYERLYKELA from the coding sequence ATGAAAATCTTATTTGTAGCAGCGGAAGGATCTCCCTTTGCAAAAATAGGTGGTTTGGGTGATGTCATTGGTGCCCTGCCCAAATCCCTTGTCAAAAATGGTAATGAAGTCAGTGTTATCCTTCCTTATTATGATGTTATTGATGCTAAATTTGGGGATCAAATAGAAGACCTTTTCTATTTTTTCACCAATGTCGGCTGGCGTCGTGAATATGTTGGTATCAAACATATCTTCAGAGATGGCGTTGATTTTTACTTTATTGATAATACACATTATTTTTATCGCGGCCAAGTCTATGGAGAATTTGATGATGGTGAACGGTTTGCCTATTTCCAATTAGCTGCTTTAGAAGCTATGGAAAAAATTCAATTTATTCCAGATATTCTTCATGTTCATGATTATCACACTGCCATGATTCCTTACTTGCTGAAGGAAAAATATCATTGGATTAATGCTTATCATGATATTAAGACAGTATTTACTATTCATAATATTGAATTTCAGGGACAATTTGATCCATCCATGTTAGGAGAGCTTTTTGGTGTTGGTGATGAGCGTTATCGAGATGGAACGCTGCGGTGGAATGACTGTCTCAATTGGATGAAAGCAGCGGTACTCTATGCAGATCGTGTTACGACTGTTTCACCGTCATATGCTCAGGAAATTATGACACCTGAATTTGGTAAGGGATTGGATCAAATTATGCGCATGGAATCAGGTAAGCTGAGCGGTGTTGTCAATGGTATTGACACGGACTTGTTTGATCCGGAAACAGACTCGTATCTGCCAGTCCATTTTTCAAAAGATGATCTGTCAGGTAAAGCAAAAAATAAGGCAGTTTTGCAGGATCGTGTCGGTTTACCAGTACGTGAGGACGTTCCTTTGGTTGGTATTGTCTCCCGTCTAACAGATCAGAAAGGTTTTCAGTTAGTTGTTGATCAACTTAATGCCATGATGCAACTGGATTTGCAGATTGTTTTATTAGGGACAGGCTATGCTGATTTTGAAAATGCTTTTTCTTGGTTTGGCCATGCTTATCCAGACAAAATGTCAGCCAATATCACTTTTGATTTAGAATTAGCTCAGCAAATTTATGCTGCCAGCGATATCTTCCTGATGCCGAGTGCCTTTGAGCCTTGTGGCTTGTCACAAATGATGGCCATGCGTTATGGTACCTTACCGCTTGTACATGAAGTAGGCGGACTTCGGGATACTGTTATTCCTTACAATGAATTTGAAAAGACAGGAACAGGTTTTGGTTTCCAAGACTTCTCAGGTTATTGGCTGACCAAAACGCTTGAAGCTGCGCTAGATGTCTATTATAATAGAAAAGAAGACTGGAAAATTCTTCAAAAAAATGCGATGACAACTGACTTCTCTTGGGATACAGCCAGTCAAGCTTATGAACGTCTATATAAAGAACTAGCTTAG
- a CDS encoding glucose-1-phosphate adenylyltransferase gives MKNEMLALILAGGQGTRLGKLTQSIAKPAVQFGGRYRIIDFALSNRANSGINNVGIITQYQPLALNSHIGNGSSWGLDGINSGATILQPYSATEGNRWFQGTSHAIYQNIDYIDSINPEYVLILSGDHIYKMDYDDMLQTHKDNMASLTVAVIDVPLKEASRFGIMNTDSNDRIVEFEEKPEQPKSTKASMGIYIFNWDRLRTMLVDAEKNNIDMSDFGKNVIPAYLESGERVYTYNFNGYWKDVGTIESLWEANMEYIGEDNDLHSRDRSWKIYSRNLIAPPNFITEEAHVKDSLVVDGCFVSGKVEHSILSTNVQVKEGAQIKDSFIMSGAVIGEGAKITRAIVGEGAKIGEGVEIDGTEEVQVIGYNEVVGVPNED, from the coding sequence ATGAAGAATGAAATGTTAGCTCTTATTCTTGCTGGAGGACAAGGGACACGACTTGGAAAATTGACGCAAAGCATTGCAAAACCTGCTGTCCAGTTTGGCGGACGTTATCGTATTATTGATTTTGCACTTTCAAATCGTGCCAATTCAGGCATTAATAATGTTGGTATTATTACACAGTACCAACCACTGGCACTTAACAGTCATATAGGAAATGGTTCAAGCTGGGGTTTGGATGGTATTAATTCTGGGGCAACAATTCTTCAGCCTTATTCTGCAACGGAAGGAAATCGTTGGTTCCAAGGTACCAGCCATGCTATCTATCAAAATATTGATTATATCGATAGTATTAATCCGGAGTACGTTCTTATTTTGTCGGGTGATCATATTTATAAGATGGATTATGATGATATGCTTCAAACCCACAAGGATAATATGGCCAGCCTAACAGTCGCAGTTATTGATGTTCCTCTCAAAGAAGCCAGTCGTTTTGGTATTATGAATACGGATTCTAATGATCGTATTGTTGAGTTTGAAGAAAAACCAGAGCAGCCAAAATCAACTAAGGCTTCAATGGGAATTTATATCTTTAATTGGGATCGCTTGAGAACCATGCTTGTTGATGCTGAAAAGAACAATATTGACATGTCTGACTTTGGTAAAAATGTCATTCCTGCCTATCTTGAGTCGGGTGAACGTGTTTATACTTATAATTTCAATGGCTACTGGAAAGACGTTGGAACCATTGAATCACTCTGGGAAGCTAATATGGAATATATTGGTGAAGACAATGACCTTCACAGCCGTGATCGCTCTTGGAAAATCTATTCAAGAAATTTAATCGCACCACCAAACTTTATCACCGAAGAAGCTCATGTAAAAGACTCTTTGGTTGTAGATGGCTGCTTTGTTTCTGGTAAGGTTGAACATTCCATTTTGTCAACCAATGTTCAGGTCAAAGAAGGCGCCCAAATCAAAGATTCCTTTATTATGAGTGGTGCCGTTATTGGTGAAGGTGCTAAAATCACACGTGCCATTGTTGGTGAAGGTGCTAAGATTGGTGAAGGTGTTGAGATTGATGGTACTGAAGAAGTCCAAGTTATTGGTTACAATGAAGTAGTGGGGGTTCCAAATGAAGATTGA
- the glgD gene encoding glucose-1-phosphate adenylyltransferase subunit GlgD encodes MKIDKYSAILGSAIGFPEMEGLTDTRPLANLPFDGKYRLIDFQLSNLANAGIRSVYGIFRGQNIRSVFDHIRSGREWGLNTLLSHYFLGFYNTPEDSVYADKDYYDQILTYLKRSGSDQTIYMSCDILCNIDLQQVIHLHNANQRNMTVVYKKLPINAISAANDILEIDESDTVTGRRDSQSGNESEKMSAGIYIVNTPWLIEKLERENQKEEPINLRFLLRDLTVEEKALAFEYTGYLANISSVQSYYNANMDMLESQKFYSLLYSNQKVYTKVKNEEATYFAAESTVKNAQFASGSIVKGTVDHSIISRNCYIADNSHVVNSVVFPKVSIGDGAVVENAILDKTVKIAPGVTIRGTGDKPVVVAKASEIVEDIIQ; translated from the coding sequence ATGAAGATTGATAAATATTCTGCAATTCTAGGGAGTGCCATTGGTTTTCCGGAAATGGAAGGGCTGACAGACACACGTCCCTTGGCAAATCTGCCTTTTGATGGGAAATACCGTTTGATTGACTTTCAACTGTCAAATTTAGCAAATGCTGGTATTCGAAGTGTTTATGGTATTTTTCGCGGACAAAATATTCGGTCTGTTTTTGACCATATCAGAAGCGGCCGTGAATGGGGGCTCAATACTCTTTTGAGTCATTATTTCCTAGGTTTTTATAATACACCAGAAGACAGTGTTTATGCCGATAAAGATTATTATGATCAAATCCTGACTTATTTAAAACGTTCAGGTTCTGATCAAACCATTTATATGTCTTGTGATATCCTGTGTAATATTGATTTGCAGCAAGTGATTCATCTGCACAATGCGAATCAACGCAATATGACAGTTGTTTATAAGAAATTGCCAATCAATGCTATTTCTGCAGCTAATGACATTTTAGAAATTGATGAATCAGATACTGTTACGGGACGCCGGGATAGCCAATCTGGAAATGAATCAGAAAAAATGTCTGCTGGTATTTATATTGTGAATACGCCATGGCTGATTGAAAAACTGGAAAGAGAAAATCAAAAAGAAGAACCAATTAATCTTCGTTTCTTATTACGTGATTTAACAGTTGAAGAAAAAGCTCTCGCCTTTGAATACACTGGCTATCTTGCTAACATTTCTTCTGTCCAATCTTACTACAATGCTAATATGGACATGCTGGAATCTCAAAAATTCTATTCTTTGCTTTATTCTAACCAAAAGGTTTATACAAAGGTGAAAAATGAAGAAGCAACTTACTTTGCTGCTGAGTCAACTGTTAAAAATGCCCAGTTTGCTTCAGGTAGTATAGTCAAGGGAACCGTGGATCATTCTATTATTTCACGTAATTGCTATATTGCCGATAATTCCCATGTTGTTAACAGTGTTGTTTTCCCTAAAGTAAGCATTGGAGATGGTGCAGTAGTAGAGAATGCTATTCTTGATAAAACTGTTAAAATTGCTCCCGGAGTAACCATTCGCGGTACAGGAGATAAACCTGTTGTAGTCGCAAAAGCAAGTGAAATTGTTGAGGATATTATTCAATGA